The Chloroflexus aggregans DSM 9485 genome segment ACCAGCCCACTCTTGGGATAGATCAATACTTCAAGCGCCGCCAGTTGCGGATGCAAACCGGTGGTCGCCGCCCCCTGTTCAAGCTGATCGGTCGCGTCGAGTTCGATATCGAGCTTGATCGTCTCAACCGGCGCGCCCTTAATACGCAGCGCATCGGCTCCCTCGCCGCCGGTTTGGGCTTCGAGCGTGCGCGATAAGGTGTCAGGGTTGTATTGAAAGACAATCACTGCCGGCTGCGGGTTAGGCAGATCAAAACTGACCAACGCACCTTTGAGCAACCGGGGCGAACGGGGAAAGGTCGTCATACGCTCTCCTTGGATCCCTACGGGCAGTGCAACACTGCACCGCGAAACGGATCAATCGCGTCTTGAGCAGCCTGCGCATCGGACTGCCACTGCTGTTGCAACACAGCGACGCGCTCCTGCGCCTGCTGCATAGCGTCGCCGGCATCGCTGCCGGTGACGGTGAAATGCACGCTGCGAAAGCGTTGTTCAAGCGTGGCCCGCCATTGCCAGCCAATCCGGCGATGGGCAGCCTCGTGCGCGTCGAGGTCAACGCGCATCGCGTTCCACGCCGCTACTTCAGCGGCACGGTTGGGGCGTTCGCTCGGTTCCCAATCGGGACGATCAATTGGGCAATTGACTGCCACCGTTGCCGACGGCATACCGCGTGCGGTGATTCGCACCCGTCCATCGGGCAGTGTCTCGCTCCGGGTTTGTACACCACCGTTGAAGGCATAGGTGCAGCGGGTTTCAGCCCACTCTGGCGCATACGGTGAATGAGTGTTCAGCCAGTCAACGACTTCT includes the following:
- a CDS encoding eCIS core domain-containing protein, with product MPTPARQLHPRLDQPLRASASRIAHPLDPATRARFEPHFGYDLSRVRIYCDATSAALAAHLGAAAYTVGQHIHFGAGQYAPRTVAGQRLLAHELAHVVQQAEGIQGRSVAVLEAEAEQRTGMAVPLTQPLRPLPVPVQPMLQCYRVPGSLRCQEVVDWLNTHSPYAPEWAETRCTYAFNGGVQTRSETLPDGRVRITARGMPSATVAVNCPIDRPDWEPSERPNRAAEVAAWNAMRVDLDAHEAAHRRIGWQWRATLEQRFRSVHFTVTGSDAGDAMQQAQERVAVLQQQWQSDAQAAQDAIDPFRGAVLHCP